From Schistocerca cancellata isolate TAMUIC-IGC-003103 chromosome 6, iqSchCanc2.1, whole genome shotgun sequence, a single genomic window includes:
- the LOC126190951 gene encoding myocyte-specific enhancer factor 2 isoform X2 translates to MGRKKIQISRITDERNRQVTFNKRKFGVMKKAYELSVLCDCEIALIIFSSSNKLYQYASTDMDKVLLKYTEYNEPHESLTNKNIIEALNKKEHKNGTCSPDSPEPEGDYQLTPRTEAKYSKIDEEFQMMMQRNQLNGARVGMNQSYTLPVSVPVNSSYSDSSLLQSSPQMPHTSVSPRPSSSETDTVYPSGGMLEMSNGYPNSSSPLGGSPSPGPSPGQLGGGKGLQHGKQHSPGPGGTGSQGGGPRTNLRVVIPTPQQQSAHTLAPAPDEPSRNSSALNTPVVALQTPSIPGLAGYSASLSTFGGQDFSVGSDMGLGTLSWSGQQLPSSLTHTTGLPHLAVSSSTPPPSTSPLQVKIKSEPISPPRDPSSHGGGLGHSGLGSHLQSHTAHAHTLPRPSSTGHLTPTPGTVTPTNLSSPGDPRHSSSSDYDSGPLQKRSRISEGWAT, encoded by the exons ATGGGGAGAAAGAAAATTCAAATCTCACGAATCACAGATGAGCGAAATAGGCAG GTGACATTCAACAAACGCAAATTTGGTGTCATGAAGAAAGCATATGAGCTAAGTGTCTTGTGTGACTGTGAAATAGCTCTGATAATTTTCAGCAGCTCCAACAAACTCTATCAGTATGCAAGCACAGATATGGATAAAGTGCTGCTGAAGTACACAGAATACAATGAGCCACATGAATCTCTTACCAATAAGAATATCATTGAG GCTCTTAACAAAAAGGAACATAAGAATGGTACCTGCAGTCCTGATAGTCCTGAACCAGAAGGTGATTATCAGCTGACGCCACGGACTGAAGCTAAATACAGCAAGATAGATGAGGAATTCCAGATGATGATGCAAAGAAACCAGCTTAATGGAGCTAGA GTTGGGATGAATCAGTCTTACACTTTGCCAGTGTCAGTGCCTGTAAACAGTAGTTATTCAGACTCCTCATTGCTCCAGTCCAGTCCACAGATGCCACATACCAGTGTCAGCCCTAGACCTTCTTCATCAGAAACAGatacag TATACCCTTCAGGTGGAATGCTGGAAATGAGCAATGGGTATCCAAATTCCTCTTCACCCCTGGGAGGTTCTCCCTCACCAGGACCAAGTCCTGGCCAGCTGGGAGGAGGCAAAGGCTTGCAGCATGGAAAGCAACACTCTCCAGGTCCAGGCGGGACAGGAAGCCAAGGAGGTGGCCCAAGAACTAATTTACGAGTAGTCATTCCTACACCACAGCAGCAAAGTGCACACACTTTAGCACCAGCACCAGATGAg CCAAGCCGAAACAGCTCAGCTTTAAATACACCAGTGGTAGCGCTGCAAACTCCGTCCATACCAGGACTTGCTGGATATTCAGCATCTCTTTCAACATTCGGTGGTCAGGACTTTAGTGTAGGGTCTGACATGGGGCTTGGCACTCTTAGCTGGAGTGGACAGCAACTGCCTTCATCATTAACACATACCAC CGGTCTGCCGCACTTGGCTGTATCGAGCAGTACCCCTCCACCGTCGACATCACCACTTCAAGTCAAAATCAAGAGTGAACCCATATCACCGCCACGTGACCCATCCAGCCACGGGGGAGGCCTTGGGCACAGTGGACTTGGATCACACCTACAGAGCCACACAGCACATGCCCACACACTGCCACGGCCATCCTCCACTGGACACCTCACACCAACACCAG GGACTGTCACTCCCACAAACCTTTCGTCACCTGGAGATCCACGACATAGCAGCAGCTCAGACTATGACAGTGGACCTCTGCAGAAGAGATCTCGCATAAGTGAAGGCTGGGCCACATAG
- the LOC126190951 gene encoding myocyte-specific enhancer factor 2 isoform X1: MGRKKIQISRITDERNRQVTFNKRKFGVMKKAYELSVLCDCEIALIIFSSSNKLYQYASTDMDKVLLKYTEYNEPHESLTNKNIIEALNKKEHKNGTCSPDSPEPEGDYQLTPRTEAKYSKIDEEFQMMMQRNQLNGARVGMNQSYTLPVSVPVNSSYSDSSLLQSSPQMPHTSVSPRPSSSETDTVYPSGGMLEMSNGYPNSSSPLGGSPSPGPSPGQLGGGKGLQHGKQHSPGPGGTGSQGGGPRTNLRVVIPTPQQQSAHTLAPAPDEPSRNSSALNTPVVALQTPSIPGLAGYSASLSTFGGQDFSVGSDMGLGTLSWSGQQLPSSLTHTTSGFSGLPHLAVSSSTPPPSTSPLQVKIKSEPISPPRDPSSHGGGLGHSGLGSHLQSHTAHAHTLPRPSSTGHLTPTPGTVTPTNLSSPGDPRHSSSSDYDSGPLQKRSRISEGWAT; the protein is encoded by the exons ATGGGGAGAAAGAAAATTCAAATCTCACGAATCACAGATGAGCGAAATAGGCAG GTGACATTCAACAAACGCAAATTTGGTGTCATGAAGAAAGCATATGAGCTAAGTGTCTTGTGTGACTGTGAAATAGCTCTGATAATTTTCAGCAGCTCCAACAAACTCTATCAGTATGCAAGCACAGATATGGATAAAGTGCTGCTGAAGTACACAGAATACAATGAGCCACATGAATCTCTTACCAATAAGAATATCATTGAG GCTCTTAACAAAAAGGAACATAAGAATGGTACCTGCAGTCCTGATAGTCCTGAACCAGAAGGTGATTATCAGCTGACGCCACGGACTGAAGCTAAATACAGCAAGATAGATGAGGAATTCCAGATGATGATGCAAAGAAACCAGCTTAATGGAGCTAGA GTTGGGATGAATCAGTCTTACACTTTGCCAGTGTCAGTGCCTGTAAACAGTAGTTATTCAGACTCCTCATTGCTCCAGTCCAGTCCACAGATGCCACATACCAGTGTCAGCCCTAGACCTTCTTCATCAGAAACAGatacag TATACCCTTCAGGTGGAATGCTGGAAATGAGCAATGGGTATCCAAATTCCTCTTCACCCCTGGGAGGTTCTCCCTCACCAGGACCAAGTCCTGGCCAGCTGGGAGGAGGCAAAGGCTTGCAGCATGGAAAGCAACACTCTCCAGGTCCAGGCGGGACAGGAAGCCAAGGAGGTGGCCCAAGAACTAATTTACGAGTAGTCATTCCTACACCACAGCAGCAAAGTGCACACACTTTAGCACCAGCACCAGATGAg CCAAGCCGAAACAGCTCAGCTTTAAATACACCAGTGGTAGCGCTGCAAACTCCGTCCATACCAGGACTTGCTGGATATTCAGCATCTCTTTCAACATTCGGTGGTCAGGACTTTAGTGTAGGGTCTGACATGGGGCTTGGCACTCTTAGCTGGAGTGGACAGCAACTGCCTTCATCATTAACACATACCAC TTCCGGTTTCAGCGGTCTGCCGCACTTGGCTGTATCGAGCAGTACCCCTCCACCGTCGACATCACCACTTCAAGTCAAAATCAAGAGTGAACCCATATCACCGCCACGTGACCCATCCAGCCACGGGGGAGGCCTTGGGCACAGTGGACTTGGATCACACCTACAGAGCCACACAGCACATGCCCACACACTGCCACGGCCATCCTCCACTGGACACCTCACACCAACACCAG GGACTGTCACTCCCACAAACCTTTCGTCACCTGGAGATCCACGACATAGCAGCAGCTCAGACTATGACAGTGGACCTCTGCAGAAGAGATCTCGCATAAGTGAAGGCTGGGCCACATAG